A stretch of the Papaver somniferum cultivar HN1 chromosome 6, ASM357369v1, whole genome shotgun sequence genome encodes the following:
- the LOC113286585 gene encoding non-classical arabinogalactan protein 31-like: MSVMGKKVGKRASMAFLFTTSALLLVLLISLSFPSPADAGRRPPPKMPIYVPSTPPKKSPPPVPKKPPHYVAYKPLKKPSKPKSPPPYKPDLTSAKFPNVSPGVLGKIAKGIGALGRHLRSPPPYKQDHTPSTEYTTAKITISGLGGIGGTGGKIKPKFPPGFFNPPSPRLPPTHA; this comes from the coding sequence ATGAGTGTTATGGGTAAGAAAGTAGGGAAGAGAGCCTCGATGGCTTTTCTGTTTACTACTAGTGCTCTTCTTCTAGTACTATTAATCTCTTTGAGTTTTCCATCTCCAGCTGATGCAGGGAGGAGACCACCACCAAAGATGCCAATCTATGTGCCTTCAACACCACCTAAGAAATCTCCACCACCAGTACCAAAGAAGCCACCCCATTATGTGGCTTATAAACCACTAAAAAAGCCATCGAAGCCAAAGTCTCCTCCACCATATAAGCCAGACCTTACCTCTGCCAAATTCCCAAATGTATCACCAGGTGTTCTTGGAAAAATTGCCAAAGGAATTGGCGCACTTGGCAGGCATTTAAGATCACCACCACCTTATAAGCAAGACCATACGCCGTCCACAGAATACACAACTGCCAAAATTACAATATCAGGATTAGGAGGAATAGGAGGAACAGGaggaaaaataaaaccaaaatttCCACCAGGTTTTTTTAATCCACCATCACCACGCCTTCCTCCCACGCATGCCTAA